GGGTTTGAGTACGATGCCAAAGAAAACGGCGGCGACCGTCTGATCTCCAGTTTTCTCTCACCGGGTTTCCTGACCTTGGCAGTAGGGGCCGAATACAAACCCACGCCCAATTTCTCCTTGCGGTTAAGCCCCTTGGCGCCGCGCCTAACCTTTCTGATTGATGACAAGGTGGCCCAGAACGAGCGGTACGGGGTGCCCGAAGGTGATGTGGTGCGCACCGAACTGCTGGCCGCCATGGTACAAGCTGACTATGACAAAGAGATAGCCACCAACATGCGCCTTAAACTCAACTACATGGCTTTCCTCAACTACAAACGTTTTGCGTTTAAGAATGTGGACCATCGGCTTAACCTGTCGCTCACGGCCAAAGTGAATAAGTACATCAACGTGAGCCTTATGGGCAATGCCCTCTATGACCGGGACCAAGACGGCGATGTGCAGTACAGCCAATCTCTTGGCCTGGGCGTGATGTACACCTTGCAGGGATTTACCGTGAACTGATTTCCGTTTTCGGGCTCATTTCTGGAAATGAGCCCGAAAACGGACCGACGGGCAGCAGGCAGCACAAGAATAACTGAAATATTTTCTCTGGATGTTTGGCAAATAAAAAAGAGCCTTCTATATTTGCACCACCAACACCAAAACGGTCCGTTCGTCTAGGGGTTAGGACACCAGATTTTCATTCTGGTAACAGGGGTTCGATTCCCCTACGGACTACTAAAAAAAGCCCTTCAGTTTCTGCTGAAGGGCTTTTTTGTTTTGAGGTATGGAGAAGGTACGTTATTTTTTAGTGCGGGCCTTCGTGGTTACCTGCACGGCCTTCATATTGTCTTTCATTTCCCAGTCAATTAACAAGTTGTTCGGGTCAATGCCTGCTTTGGCAGGTTGTATTGGTACTTGTACCGTTATGGTTTGTACCCCTGTTTTTATACGGTGCTTTTGTAGGTAAAGTGGTTTCTGCGTTTCTCCTTTTTTGTTGTCATCACCGTACACCCCAATTTCCACCCAGTCTGCCATGGGCAATTTGGTTTCCACGCCTATGCTGTCCACGGCAAATTTTCTCGCTTGCACGGTGAGCGTCACTTGCCAGGTACCCTTGTTGGTTGGCTTTGCGGTGGCTTGGTCTGTTTTAAGATCCCAGAACGTGTTCTTCTCGAAAAAATCATGCAGCAGGGGTTTCAGGCTATCTGGCGTGGCCACCTGCAATTCGTGGAACAGGTCTAAGGAGGTAGGGTAGGGAGGCTTTCCTGAAGCGTGCTTTTTCAGCAAACTCCGAAGGGCACCATCTACGCGGTCCTTGCCCATGTAGCGGCTCAAAGCATACAAGACCATGGGGCCTTTACGGTAGTTGTGGTAAAAATCGGTGGCTTGGAGCAGTGGGACCGATGCTTTGGTTTTCGGGACCTCGTATTCCTCCCGCAAAAAGCGCAGCAGTTTCTCTAGATGGGCGGGACTGTACTTTTCCTCCAGCATGCCCAAAGCGGAGTACCAGGCCAGACCTTCAGAAAGGATGCCTGCGCCTTCCACCAAGGCCGGGTCTACCTGATTGCCCCACCATTGGTGCGCTATTTCATGGGCCACAACGGCGGTGACCAGGTCAAATTCGCGTTCGTCCTGCTGGGTGTTCAAGAGGAAAAAGCCTTCCTGCGCGGTAATATTGATGGGCGCTGCGTGGTTCCCAAAGCCATGCCCGGGAAAGGACACAAACCGTAACTGCCGGTGCGGGTACGGGCCGAACCGCTGCGTGTAATACTCCAAAGAAGCCTGCGCGCTCTGCGCCATGCGGTCTACATTTAAGGTTTGGCTGGGGTCATAGTAAATCTGGATCACCACATCTCTCCACTGTTTTTCATGCACCGCGTAGTTCGCCGAGAAAAAGTTGTATTCGTTCCGGATGGGCGTATCTGTCACGTAGTGGAAGTAGTTGCGGCGGCCTTTGGTCCAGGTGCGGCGCAAGGCCCCTGGTCCCACCACGGTTTGGCCGGCCTGGGTACCCACCACCGCATCTACCAACACACGCTCCGCAAACGGGGAGGTAAGGCGCGCCTTTTCATCATAGAGGGAAGCGGTAACAGGCCGTGGGGCAAGGCCAAACTCTTTTCTGGCACCGGCAGCATCTACTTCCCGATACTCTTGATAGCCAATGGAGGGCAAATATTCGTAATTCCGGAAGTTGGTGCTGTGGGCCATGACGGAGGCATCTACACCGGTATTTGTAAAACCTGTAGCTTTGGAATGCACGGCAAAGCTGAGTTGCAAGGAGTCGCCGGGTTGGAGCGGGGTTTGCAGGGCGTAGATGCGGTGTCTTAATTTTTCATGGGTTAAAAGAATTTTTGCTGGCTGGTCAAAGGCAATGTTCGTGGTTTGAACGCCCGGCGTGGTGTTCAGATGGATAGAGTCAATGGCTACGTTGGTGCGGTTTACCAGGAAATACGTGGCCTGAATGTCAACTTCTTGTTGTTCAGGATAAATCTCTACGTGCAATTTGGCCTTGGTCAGGACAGGTTGCGGGCTGTCTTTGTAGCGCCGGTAATGCTTTTCATAATCAGCGCGTTCCTGCATGCTTTCTTGGGAAGATATGTAGTCATTCAGCACGTGGGTGTTATAGAAAATGAAACTTCCCAAGCTGAGGACAAGCCCTGCCGCCACCATAGTCACCAATGCCGTGGAACGGGTGAACCGCTGCCGCGCCAGTTGTATTCTTAAGGAGAAGCTGCCTTGGCGGCTACGGACCCAGAACAGTTTAGCGGCCACGGCCAGCAGGGCCGCCCAGGCTACCCAATACACTTTAAACCACACCCACGGCGCCAAAGAAACACCAA
This region of Rufibacter sp. LB8 genomic DNA includes:
- a CDS encoding DUF3078 domain-containing protein encodes the protein MKHFLLLFAFLLLVSPVVLAQEAAVPADTTWRRSFSSGLNVNQAAFSDNWKAGGVSSIALNTFLNARAQYKKGPHSWDNDFQLQYGLLKNKGEGMRKSQDRLYFDSKYGRSFSTDWNIFASLNFLSQLAQGFEYDAKENGGDRLISSFLSPGFLTLAVGAEYKPTPNFSLRLSPLAPRLTFLIDDKVAQNERYGVPEGDVVRTELLAAMVQADYDKEIATNMRLKLNYMAFLNYKRFAFKNVDHRLNLSLTAKVNKYINVSLMGNALYDRDQDGDVQYSQSLGLGVMYTLQGFTVN
- a CDS encoding M1 family aminopeptidase is translated as MKFWKIFGLEFSYGLRSVTTWLYFLVQLVLAFLWIIGNYIHDARDGYFMVNSPIVLGAVTVLCMVVWLLVGASVAGDAAARDVETRMFSLTYTAPTPKVEYLGGRLLAAFLLNAIVLLGIPLGLLIAIYGTGVEPEILGPFRLSAYLTTIFYLILPNTFIVTALQFSLAALTKRSMASYLVGAILFVAAFILGQVLQNKGIWGDLIDPVGFTPIQSQLSNEWSPLEKNTRLLVLEGPLLLNRILWLVIAVGMLLFTYVQFSFHLPNRAQKRKQVLQPETSHTSLTWGSAGLEKTLPQIMGIFGWPTHLRQLRLLTWKGFLQIGRSFTGLPLLAALALCAALALEGNLKAKGVPLLPRTDYLLHILTASLTEIDFLYIVIALLTIFYAGELVWRERETGLSEISHAAPVPEWVLFLSKFLALGFMMVCWLAFLMTAAVLAQLARGGSPDIVLYLQGFFGLQLVDCLLFVVLALLVHVLVNQKFVAHLVALLVYGFLLLAPNLGLEHKLLVYSASPNWSYTNMVGFGVSLAPWVWFKVYWVAWAALLAVAAKLFWVRSRQGSFSLRIQLARQRFTRSTALVTMVAAGLVLSLGSFIFYNTHVLNDYISSQESMQERADYEKHYRRYKDSPQPVLTKAKLHVEIYPEQQEVDIQATYFLVNRTNVAIDSIHLNTTPGVQTTNIAFDQPAKILLTHEKLRHRIYALQTPLQPGDSLQLSFAVHSKATGFTNTGVDASVMAHSTNFRNYEYLPSIGYQEYREVDAAGARKEFGLAPRPVTASLYDEKARLTSPFAERVLVDAVVGTQAGQTVVGPGALRRTWTKGRRNYFHYVTDTPIRNEYNFFSANYAVHEKQWRDVVIQIYYDPSQTLNVDRMAQSAQASLEYYTQRFGPYPHRQLRFVSFPGHGFGNHAAPINITAQEGFFLLNTQQDEREFDLVTAVVAHEIAHQWWGNQVDPALVEGAGILSEGLAWYSALGMLEEKYSPAHLEKLLRFLREEYEVPKTKASVPLLQATDFYHNYRKGPMVLYALSRYMGKDRVDGALRSLLKKHASGKPPYPTSLDLFHELQVATPDSLKPLLHDFFEKNTFWDLKTDQATAKPTNKGTWQVTLTVQARKFAVDSIGVETKLPMADWVEIGVYGDDNKKGETQKPLYLQKHRIKTGVQTITVQVPIQPAKAGIDPNNLLIDWEMKDNMKAVQVTTKARTKK